A genomic stretch from Theobroma cacao cultivar B97-61/B2 chromosome 4, Criollo_cocoa_genome_V2, whole genome shotgun sequence includes:
- the LOC18602606 gene encoding protein transport protein SEC23: protein MSEMANTDPEGVDAVRMTWNVWPRTKVEASKCVIPLAASIAPIRPNPDIPTLPYAPLRCKTCSAALNAFARVDFTAKIWICPFCYQRNHFPPHYAMISETNLPCELYPQYTTVQYTLQANPDPHNPSGAPQLPPVFVFVLDTCMIEEELAFVKSAMNQAIGLLPEHALVGFVSFGTQAQVHELGFQDMSKVYVFRGSKEISKEQVLEQLGLGVAGRRPTPGYPKGLQNGYTNTGVNRFLLPASDCEYTLNSLLDELQTDQWPVQPGHRASRCTGVALSVAAGLLGACLPGTGARIVALVGGPCTEGPGTIVSKDLSDPVRSHKDLDKDASPYFKKAVKFYDSLAKQLVSQGHVLDLFASALDQVGVAEMKVAVERTGGLVVLAESFGHSVFKDSFKRVFEDGEQSLGLCFNGMLEINCSKDIKIQGVIGPCTSLEKKGPNVADTVIGEGNTTVWKMCGLDKSTCLTVLFDLSSTERSNVPGAANPQLYLQFLTSYQNPEGKTMLRVTTVTRRWVDSAVSAEELVQGFDQETAAVVMARITSLKMETEEGFDATRWLDRNLIRLCSKFGDYRKDDPSSFTLNPCFSLFPQFMFNLRRSQFVQVFNNSPDETAYFRMLLNRENITNAAVMIQPSLISYSFNSLPQPALLDVASISADRILLLDSYFSIVVFHGMTIAQWRNMGYQNQPEHQAFAQLLQAPQDDALVIIRERFPVPRLVVCDQHGSQARFLLAKLNPSATYNNANDIAAGSDVIFTDDVSLQVFFEHLQRLAVQS from the exons ATGTCGGAAATGGCGAACACGGATCCCGAAGGGGTAGACGCCGTACGGATGACGTGGAACGTTTGGCCACGCACCAAAGTCGAAGCCAGCAAGTGCGTGATTCCGTTGGCTGCTTCAATCGCTCCGATCCGCCCTAACCCGGACATCCCCACCCTCCCTTACGCTCCGCTACGATGCAAGACCTGTTCCGCCGCGCTTAACGCCTTCGCCCGCGTTGACTTCACGGCCAAGATCTGGATCTGCCCGTTCTGTTACCAGCGTAACCATTTTCCGCCTCACTACGCCATGATCTCCGAAACCAACCTCCCTTGCGAACTCTACCCGCAATATACCACCGTGCAATACACGCTCCAAGCGAATCCCGATCCACACAACCCTTCCGGTGCACCTCAATTGCCGCCGGTTTTTGTGTTCGTGTTGGACACGTGCATGATCGAGGAAGAGCTGGCGTTTGTTAAATCGGCGATGAATCAGGCGATTGGGTTGTTGCCGGAACACGCGCTTGTCGGGTTTGTTTCGTTTGGCACTCAGGCGCAGGTCCACGAATTGGGTTTCCAGGATATGTCGAAGGTCTATGTTTTCAGGGGTAGCAAGGAGATTTCCAAGGAGCAGGTTTTAGAGCAGTTGGGCCTCGGTGTTGCTGGGCGGCGGCCAACCCCTGGGTATCCAAAAGGCCTGCAAAATGGGTACACAAATACCGGCGTTAACCGGTTTTTATTGCCCGCGTCAGATTGCGAATACACGCTCAATTCG TTGTTGGATGAGTTGCAAACGGATCAATGGCCTGTACAACCAGGGCACAGGGCGTCCAGGTGCACTGGAGTGGCCTTGAGTGTTGCAGCAGGATTGCTTGGAGCTTGCTTGCCTGGTACTGGTGCTAGGATTGTTGCTTTGGTTGGTGGTCCATGTACTGAAGGACCGGGCACG ATTGTATCGAAAGACTTGTCAGATCCTGTACGTTCCCATAAAGATCTTGACAAAGATGCTTCCCCATATTTTAAGAAAGCAGTCAAATTTTATGATAGTCTTGCGAAACAGCTGGTTAGCCAGGGTCATGTACTAGACCTTTTTGCATCTGCACTTGATCAG GTTGGGGTTGCTGAAATGAAAGTTGCAGTTGAAAGAACAGGTGGCCTTGTTGTTCTAGCTGAAAGTTTTGGTCATTCTGTATTCAAAGACTCTTTCAAGCGTGTGTTTGAGGATGGGGAACAGTCTCTTGGCCtatgttttaa TGGCATGCTCGAGATCAACTGTTCAAAAGACATCAAGATTCAGGGGGTCATTGGACCTTGCACATCTTTGGAGAAG AAAGGACCTAATGTTGCCGACACAGTCATTGGGGAGGGAAACACTACAGTGTGGAAAATGTGTGGCCTTGACAAGAGTACTTGCTTGACGGTTTTATTTGATCTTTCATCAACTGAGCGATCAAATGTTCCAGGAGCTGCAAATCCACAGCTCTATTTGCAGTTTCTGACAAG TTATCAAAACCCTGAAGGTAAAACAATGCTTCGAGTTACAACTGTAACAAGAAGATGGGTAGACAGTGCTGTTAGTGCAGAG GAACTAGTACAAGGTTTTGATCAAGAGACTGCAGCTGTTGTAATGGCAAGAATAACTTCCCTGAAAATGGAGACAGAG GAGGGCTTTGATGCTACACGGTGGTTAGATCGGAATCTCATTCGACTTTGTTCCAAATTTGGTGACTATCGGAAGGATGATCCATCATCTTTTACATTAAATCCTTGTTTTTCATTGTTTCCTCAGTTTATGTTTAATCTGCGGCGGTCACAATTTGTACAG GTTTTTAATAACAGTCCAGATGAAACTGCCTATTTCCGCATGTTATTAAACAGGGAAAATATTACAAATGCAGCTGTTATGATCCAACCATCATTAATATCATATTCATTCAATTCGCTGCCCCAACCAGCGTTATTGGATGTGGCTTCCATTTCAGCTGATCGTATTCTCTTGCTGGATTCATATTTTAGTATTGTTGTTTTCCATGGTATGACAATAGCACAGTGGCGGAACATGGGTTACCAGAATCAGCCTGAACACCAG GCATTTGCACAGCTTTTGCAAGCACCCCAGGATGATGCCCTAGTGATTATTCGGGAACGCTTCCCTGTCCCGAGATTGGTTGTATGTGATCAGCATGGATCCCAG GCACGATTTTTATTGGCAAAGTTGAACCCTTCAGCAACATACAATAATGCAAACGATATAGCTGCTGGATCAGATGTGATCTTTACAGATGATGTAAGCTTACAAGTCTTCTTTGAGCATCTTCAGAGGTTGGCTGTGCAATCTTGA
- the LOC18602605 gene encoding peptidyl-prolyl cis-trans isomerase FKBP62 — protein sequence MEDDFEVPTASDMEEDEMNNLENEPVDPIDPILKVGEEKEIGKNGLKKKLVKEGEGWETPDNGDEVEVHYTGTLLDGTKFDSSRDKGSTFKFKLGLGQVIKGWDKGIKTMKKGENAIFTIPSELAYGESGSPPTIPPNATLQFDVELVSWNSVKDICKDGGIFKKILVEGEKLENPKDLDEVFVKYEACLEDGTLISKSDGVEFTVGDGYFCPALAKAVKTMKKGEKVLLTVKPQYAFGEDGRPAVANEGAVPPNATLHITLEVVSWKNVSDVTKDRKVMKKILKEGEGYDRPNDGTVVHVKLIGKLQDGKIFVKKGHDEEPFEFKIDEEQVIDGLDRAVKMMKRGEHALITIQPEYAFGSSESQQELAVVPANATVYYEVEMVSFVKEKESWDMNTQEKIEAAGKKKEEGNALYKTGKYERASKRYEKAVKFIEYDSSFSDEEKQQTKLLKITCNLNNAACKLKLKDYKEAEKLCTKVLELDNKNVKALYRRAQAYIQIVDLDLAGVDIKKALEIDPDNRDVKLEYRVLKEKIREYNKKDAQFYGNIFAKMNKLEQAKAAKRGPTPMAIDSKVCRLLVILVCLCLILSMITILTWQKWSDPLVDHVVM from the exons ATGGAAGACGATTTTGAGGTCCCAACAGCAAGCGACATGGAAGAAGACGAGATGAACAACCTAGAAAATGAACCAGTTGACCCAATTGACCCAATTCTCAAAGTCGGTGAGGAGAAAGAGATTGGAAAAAATGGTCTGAAGAAAAAACTGGTTAAGGAAGGCGAAGGATGGGAGACTCCCGATAATGGTGATGAAGTTGAAG TGCATTACACTGGGACTTTGCTTGATGGAACTAAATTTGATTCCAGTCGAGACAAAGGGAGTACTTTTAAGTTCAAGCTTGGCCTAg GACAAGTAATAAAGGGCTGGGATAAGGGTATCAAAACAATGAAGAAGGGTGAAAATgccattttcacaataccttCTGAGCTGGCGTATGGGGAATCTGGATCACCTCCAACTATTCCTCCTAACGCAACTCTTCAATTTGATGTGGAGTTGGTTTCTTGGAATAGTGTCAAGGACATATGCAAAGATGGAGGAATCTTCAAGAAAATACTTGTTGAAGGGGAGAAATTGGAAAATCCAAAAGATCTGGATGAAGTATTCG TTAAATATGAAGCTTGTTTAGAAGATGGCACACTCATTTCGAAATCTGATGGGGTCGAGTTCACTGTGGGAGATG GCTATTTCTGCCCTGCCTTAGCAAAGGCAGTAAAAACAATGAAGAAAGGGGAGAAAGTCCTGTTGACAGTGAAACCACAAT ATGCATTTGGTGAGGATGGTAGGCCAGCAGTGGCCAATGAAGGTGCTGTTCCTCCAAACGCTACCCTTCATATAACTCTTGAGGTGGTGTCTTGGAAGAATGTTTCTGATGTCACAAAGGACAGGAAGGTCATGAAGAAGATCTTGAAGGAGGGAGAGGGTTATGACCGACCAAACGATGGGACAGTGGTTCATG TGAAATTAATTGGGAAGCTTCAGGATGGGAAGATCTTTGTGAAGAAAGGTCATGATGAGGAGCCCTTTGAGTTCAAAATAGATGAAG AACAAGTAATTGATGGTCTTGATAGAGCTGTGAAGATGATGAAGAGAGGAGAACATGCACTTATCACTATTCAGCCAGAATATGCTTTTGGTTCATCTGAATCACAGCAAGAATTGGCTGTTGTTCCTGCAAACGCAACTGTGTATTATGAGGTTGAAATGGTCTCATTTGTGAAG GAGAAAGAATCTTGGGATATGAACACACAGGAAAAGATTGAAGCTgcagggaaaaagaaagaagaagggaaTGCATTATATAAGACTGGTAAATATGAAAGAGCATCAAAAAGATATGAGAAG GCTGTTAAGTTCATAGAGTATGACTCTTCTTTCAGTGATGAGGAGAAGCAGCAAACTAAGTTGCTAAAAATAACTTGCAATCTTAACAATGCAGCTTGCAAGTTGAAACTTAAAGATTACAAGGAGGCTGAGAAGCTGTGTACTAAG GTGTTGGAACTTGATAATAAGAACGTGAAAGCACTATACAGGAGGGCTCAAGCATATATTCAAATTGTTGATTTGGATTTGGCGGGGGTGGATATCAAAAAGGCTTTGGAGATTGACCCTGATAACAG GGATGTGAAACTGGAGTACCGAGTCCTAAAGGAGAAAATCAGGGAGTACAACAAGAAGGATGCACAATTTTATGGCAACATTTTTGCAAAGATGAACAAATTAGAGCAAGCAAAGGCAGCAAAACGGGGGCCAACACCCATGGCCATTGACAGCAAG GTTTGCAGATTGCTGGTTATTTTGGTTTGCCTCTGTCTGATACTCTCCATGATCACAATCTTAACATGGCAAAAATGGTCAGATCCCCTTGTGGATCACGTGGTTATGTAA